A window of the Oceanibaculum indicum P24 genome harbors these coding sequences:
- a CDS encoding flagellar biosynthesis protein FlhF, producing the protein MAEAMRIIRDELGEDAIIVSTQKGEEGGVRVTAALDIVEDLDPLDDHHHHSPEVADLGDILSEAMEQHSVPGRLADRLLRAASGLNTDDPALALAGALDSQFRFAPMPENDFRRPIMLIGPPGAGKTLTVAKLATRCVMARRTVRVITTDTVKAGGVEQLSALTSVLKLKLQTADNPGDLKRYCAERGKYLQLIDSAGINPFDPAELKELKNLIDAAEADPMLVLPGGGDVHEAAEIAEMFKTLGTSRLIATRLDLARRLGFMLVAAEIGQFRFSHVSTSPRVAEGLAPLNPVSLARLLLSQERGISTPAFGDRVFA; encoded by the coding sequence ATGGCCGAGGCGATGCGGATCATCCGCGACGAACTCGGCGAGGATGCCATCATCGTTTCCACCCAGAAGGGCGAGGAAGGCGGCGTGCGCGTCACCGCCGCGCTCGACATCGTGGAAGACCTGGACCCGCTGGACGACCACCATCATCACAGCCCGGAAGTGGCCGACCTCGGCGATATTCTCTCGGAGGCGATGGAACAGCACAGCGTGCCGGGGCGGCTGGCCGACCGGCTGCTGCGCGCGGCCTCGGGCCTCAACACCGACGATCCGGCGCTGGCGCTGGCCGGCGCGCTGGACAGCCAGTTCCGCTTTGCCCCCATGCCGGAGAATGATTTCCGCCGCCCGATCATGCTGATCGGCCCGCCGGGTGCAGGCAAGACCCTGACCGTTGCCAAGCTGGCCACGCGCTGCGTGATGGCACGCCGGACGGTACGGGTCATTACCACCGATACGGTGAAGGCCGGCGGTGTGGAGCAACTTTCCGCGCTGACGTCCGTTCTTAAACTGAAGCTGCAGACCGCGGACAATCCGGGCGACCTGAAACGGTACTGCGCGGAACGCGGGAAATATCTGCAGCTCATCGACAGCGCCGGCATCAATCCGTTCGACCCGGCCGAACTCAAGGAGTTGAAGAACCTGATCGACGCGGCCGAGGCCGATCCCATGCTGGTGCTGCCCGGTGGCGGCGATGTGCATGAGGCGGCAGAAATTGCCGAGATGTTCAAGACGCTGGGCACCAGCCGCCTGATCGCCACGCGGCTTGATCTCGCGCGCCGTCTTGGATTCATGCTGGTGGCCGCGGAAATCGGCCAGTTCCGCTTTTCCCATGTCAGCACCTCGCCGCGCGTGGCCGAGGGGCTGGCGCCTCTCAACCCGGTTTCGCTGGCACGTTTGTTGCTTTCTCAGGAAAGGGGGATCAGTACCCCGGCATTTGGTGACAGGGTCTTCGCATGA